Genomic DNA from Fimbriimonas ginsengisoli Gsoil 348:
GGCCACAGACAATCCCTCAGCAACCTATACGGTATGTAGCGACCGCAGCAATTGAAGATGATGTGATTCCCAGGTGGGTCGCGCGGCATTCTTCGGCGTCGCAAGCGGGTAATGATGAGGGGTACACATTCGCAGATTGCTTAGTTGCAAAAAATGGTACGCACAATATTTAGCTAGTTGAGCGCACCGCACATAGGCTTGTTTACGAACGACTGTCTTGGAAGTAAGCATCGATGTCGTGGAATAGGTCCGGCGCAGTTTGGCCGCGTGTTCGCAGGAGCGTCGGCAGCCGGGTTTCGGCGCATGCGGGTTACTATGTCTCGGAAGCAAATCTGGCCAGTTGACCGTGTGATCTTGGGCTGGGATGATGGAAGGGCTTCACGATGCGTTCTTCCGCAGACGGACGATAGTCAAGGCCTGTTAAATTAGCCCTTTGGAAGTAAGTTGCGAACTGAATGCTTCGTATCAGGGCCGGGGAATCGGATGGCGCGGGGGCTGGCGCCTTTCTCTCGGTGGATGAGGCGGTTGAATTGTTGGAGGTCGGGGACGCCGACAGTTTTGGCGATGGTTTTTATCGGCAACGTCGTCGATCGGAGAAGGTGCTCGGCTTGGTCGGCGCGACGGCGACGAACATAGTCGGACACCGGTAGGCCGAGCCAGACCTTGAAGAGGCGGGTTAGGTAGCCGTAGGAGACGCCGACTTCCGAGCAAAGCTGGCTCACGGACAAGGGGCCGCTTAGGCGTTGCTCGATATGGCGGATCGCCATGTTTACGAGGGGATGACCGTTATCGGCAGTGTCGTCGCCGAGGCTGGCCGACTCCCAAAGAAGGGTCCAAAGGGCGGAAGTCGCATAGGTTAGGTTGCTCGCTCCAAGGCCGACGGCTTGTCTGGCCCGAATGTCCATAGACTCGTAGTGGTCACCCAGGTCGAAGACCACCGGAACCTCCACCATACGCAATCCGACATCGTGCTTGAAATGAAAGTAAACATGCTCACTCGGCCCGATGTAGCGATACACCATGCGAACTCCAGGCGGCACAAGGCTGGCATAGCCGGGGCGAATCAAAACCGGAGCCCCGTCGAGTTCGATAGTCGCTTGGTAGCTGTAGATGTGAAAGCACCAGTGTTCCGGCAAGAGATAGTTGTCAGACCGGGTTGCCTCGCCATGTCGAGGAATTCCCATCGCGCTGATCCGCGGCGGCGACTCGAGACAAATTCTCGATACCATTCGCTCAGCTTATCTCCTGCACAAACAAACTTGACTCTAAGTGGACACAAGCGGCGCAAAAGTCGGCTAAGGAAACCACCATCGGTATTCTTTATCGAACTTGCCAATGATCGGTTTACGCTCGCTTCTTATCCTAATCGCCGCTATTTCAACGCTGGTGGTGACCTCGTGGGCGGCTACCCAGTCTCCGCGCCAGCACCTCTTGCTCGACGCTAACTGGAAGTTTCATCTGGGCGACGAGTGGCCGGAGGCGCTGCATTTAGAAAGCTCCGGCACGGGCGCCGGGCCGGCAAGCGAGGGATTCGACGACACTTTTTGGCGGACCGTGGACCTGCCGCACGACTGGGCGATCGAACTTCCATTCGATGCGGCCGCCGATGGTGGCCACGGATTTAAGGCGCTTGGCGCGAAGTA
This window encodes:
- a CDS encoding helix-turn-helix domain-containing protein — protein: MVSRICLESPPRISAMGIPRHGEATRSDNYLLPEHWCFHIYSYQATIELDGAPVLIRPGYASLVPPGVRMVYRYIGPSEHVYFHFKHDVGLRMVEVPVVFDLGDHYESMDIRARQAVGLGASNLTYATSALWTLLWESASLGDDTADNGHPLVNMAIRHIEQRLSGPLSVSQLCSEVGVSYGYLTRLFKVWLGLPVSDYVRRRRADQAEHLLRSTTLPIKTIAKTVGVPDLQQFNRLIHREKGASPRAIRFPGPDTKHSVRNLLPKG